One window from the genome of Fulvivirga lutea encodes:
- a CDS encoding VOC family protein has protein sequence MHPFQLSSIDHVAIRVADIKASVEWYESVLGLKKVAPKEWQPYPIFMMQAKFGVALFPARIRDPQLDTHSKNVKIDHFAFNVTKEAFQKAQVHFQKIGIPFEFQDHHYFHSIYLNDPDGHTVELTTLVKGENIFD, from the coding sequence ATGCATCCCTTTCAACTTTCATCGATTGATCATGTTGCAATTAGAGTAGCAGACATTAAAGCTTCCGTGGAATGGTATGAGAGTGTGTTAGGGTTGAAAAAAGTAGCTCCAAAAGAATGGCAGCCCTACCCCATCTTTATGATGCAAGCTAAATTTGGAGTGGCTCTTTTTCCTGCCAGAATACGAGACCCTCAATTAGATACCCATTCCAAAAATGTTAAGATTGATCACTTTGCCTTTAATGTAACAAAGGAAGCGTTTCAAAAGGCTCAAGTCCACTTTCAAAAAATTGGTATTCCCTTCGAGTTTCAGGACCATCATTACTTTCATAGCATTTATTTGAATGATCCCGATGGCCACACTGTTGAGTTAACTACTTTGGTAAAAGGGGAAAATATATTTGACTAA
- a CDS encoding outer membrane protein assembly factor BamB family protein, with translation MKYTVYAIIFIVALVTSCSTEENTDSLVGYWQGEAVFNNQKTLIGLEFIEDSVGYEVNLLVPAYDWSFNFKGVTTNNDTIKIGGWKLNYDKEHQLVLGKLPGVLVPKYEIPFQLKKAEKPELKEAQLLPTTKKPSAVIDLHESIWSGISTIEGSILAATTDGHLFRVNPNNQSVEWSFKGQGAFRSEPTVHEDNIYVYSDKGLFYCISKAGQMNWKVQLEVDSMERFAKNYDFFSAIPAFTEDRIYYGNGSGDFYAINKANGNVAWRYKTSGAIRTRPLVKDERIVFGSFDGRVYALNRDGELVWNYDSGYPIVGGGTLYDDQLIFGSRNYNLFALSLAGEMEWQYYNWFSWVESTPVIKNDKLFVGSSDAQTITALNPANGKLIWNFDTGGCPWASPLVTEGNVYAATVGNNSYFYKHFAYIIALNSETGEEQWRYAVENVKDTYYGFTSSPVLIDNMIWVGNTDGRIYGFKQ, from the coding sequence ATGAAATACACCGTTTACGCAATAATCTTCATAGTGGCATTGGTTACATCTTGTTCTACTGAAGAGAATACTGATTCTTTGGTTGGCTATTGGCAGGGAGAGGCAGTCTTTAATAATCAAAAAACACTCATTGGGCTTGAGTTTATAGAAGATAGTGTTGGCTACGAGGTAAATCTGCTAGTACCTGCGTATGATTGGAGCTTTAATTTTAAAGGGGTAACCACTAATAATGATACTATTAAAATAGGTGGGTGGAAATTGAATTATGATAAAGAGCATCAATTGGTTCTGGGAAAATTGCCGGGAGTGCTGGTTCCGAAATATGAAATACCCTTTCAACTGAAGAAGGCCGAAAAGCCCGAGTTAAAAGAAGCGCAGCTGCTGCCTACAACAAAAAAGCCAAGCGCAGTGATTGATCTGCATGAATCCATCTGGTCAGGCATTAGTACTATTGAAGGTTCTATTCTGGCTGCTACCACTGATGGACATTTATTTCGCGTTAACCCCAACAATCAGTCCGTAGAGTGGTCATTTAAAGGGCAGGGGGCTTTTAGGTCGGAACCAACCGTGCACGAAGACAATATTTACGTGTATTCCGATAAAGGATTGTTTTATTGTATTTCAAAAGCTGGACAGATGAATTGGAAGGTGCAGTTGGAAGTAGATAGTATGGAAAGATTTGCCAAGAATTATGACTTTTTTTCGGCCATACCTGCATTTACTGAAGACAGAATCTATTATGGTAATGGCAGTGGAGATTTTTATGCGATTAATAAAGCCAATGGAAATGTAGCATGGCGATATAAGACATCAGGAGCTATTCGAACAAGGCCATTAGTTAAAGATGAGCGGATAGTTTTTGGGTCTTTTGATGGAAGAGTTTACGCACTAAACAGGGATGGTGAACTAGTATGGAATTATGATTCAGGCTACCCTATTGTAGGTGGCGGAACATTGTATGATGATCAATTAATTTTTGGAAGCAGAAATTATAATTTGTTCGCACTTTCATTGGCAGGCGAAATGGAGTGGCAGTATTATAATTGGTTCTCCTGGGTAGAATCCACTCCAGTTATTAAAAATGATAAGTTGTTCGTGGGTTCCTCAGATGCTCAAACGATTACAGCTCTTAATCCAGCCAATGGTAAACTGATTTGGAATTTCGATACTGGCGGCTGCCCTTGGGCGAGTCCGTTAGTTACTGAAGGCAACGTATATGCTGCTACCGTAGGCAACAACTCTTATTTCTATAAGCACTTCGCTTACATTATTGCATTAAACTCGGAAACAGGTGAAGAGCAATGGCGTTATGCTGTTGAGAATGTAAAAGACACGTATTATGGATTTACCAGCTCACCAGTGCTCATTGATAACATGATTTGGGTGGGCAATACCGATGGTAGGATTTATGGGTTTAAACAATAA
- a CDS encoding S10 family peptidase yields MNKIILTSFLIFVISISNAQNRKLPVDTLVVTQHSTTINGQKVNYSATTGTQPVWDEMGEPIASLFYTYYQRTDAGDNAARPLIMSFNGGPGSASVWMHIAYTGPKILKIDNEGFPVQPYGIQDNPYSILDVADIVFVNPANTGYSRTIPESGKEVDRDKFFGINADIEYLADWLNTFVTRNNRWRSPKYIIGESYGGTRVSGLALELQERQWMYLNGVIMVSPADYLVFESDVPISSGTNLPYFTAAAWYHKMLPQELQSKDLTDILPEAENFALDELMPALARGGFLPEAEKQRVAKRMSYYSGLSEKSILQNNLDVSTAFFWKDLLRDKTGQTIGRLDSRYLGLDKMESGDSPDYSAELTSWLHSFTPAINYYIREHLKFKTDIKYNMFGPVRPWNNENNTVREDLRQAMAENPYLKVLFQAGYYDGATTYFASKYTMWQVDPSGKMKDRFYFEGYRSGHMMYLRNEDLEKANDDLRTFIKNSFEKGKSAKYE; encoded by the coding sequence ATGAATAAAATTATACTTACTAGTTTTCTGATTTTTGTTATCAGCATTTCTAATGCCCAAAATCGCAAGCTCCCTGTTGATACGCTTGTAGTCACACAACATTCCACCACCATAAATGGCCAAAAGGTAAACTATTCAGCCACCACTGGCACACAACCAGTTTGGGACGAAATGGGTGAGCCTATTGCTTCACTATTTTATACGTATTATCAGCGGACAGATGCTGGTGATAACGCTGCAAGACCATTAATCATGTCCTTCAATGGAGGACCGGGCTCTGCCTCTGTCTGGATGCATATTGCTTACACCGGACCTAAAATTTTAAAAATTGATAATGAAGGATTTCCTGTACAACCCTACGGCATTCAGGACAACCCCTACTCCATACTGGATGTGGCTGACATTGTGTTTGTTAACCCTGCTAATACGGGCTATTCACGCACCATTCCCGAGTCTGGCAAAGAGGTTGATCGTGATAAGTTTTTTGGTATCAATGCCGATATCGAATATCTGGCTGATTGGTTGAACACTTTTGTGACTAGAAATAACCGTTGGAGGAGTCCGAAATACATTATTGGTGAAAGTTACGGAGGTACTCGAGTTTCAGGTCTTGCTCTGGAGCTTCAGGAACGTCAATGGATGTACCTGAATGGAGTGATTATGGTTTCACCTGCAGATTATCTGGTGTTTGAGTCTGACGTACCAATTTCTTCAGGCACTAACCTCCCTTACTTTACGGCAGCAGCATGGTATCATAAAATGCTTCCACAAGAGCTCCAATCTAAGGATCTAACAGACATTTTACCCGAAGCAGAAAATTTTGCGCTGGACGAATTAATGCCAGCTTTAGCCAGAGGTGGGTTCTTACCAGAAGCTGAGAAACAGCGCGTTGCTAAGCGAATGTCATACTATTCGGGTTTGTCTGAAAAATCAATATTGCAAAACAACCTGGATGTGTCAACGGCCTTTTTCTGGAAAGACTTATTGCGAGATAAAACAGGCCAAACCATAGGTCGGTTAGACTCCCGATATTTAGGCCTCGACAAAATGGAAAGTGGAGATAGCCCAGATTATAGTGCAGAACTTACTTCCTGGTTGCATTCATTCACACCGGCCATAAATTATTATATCAGAGAGCATCTGAAATTTAAAACCGATATCAAGTACAACATGTTTGGCCCGGTTAGACCCTGGAACAATGAAAACAATACCGTGCGTGAAGATTTACGACAGGCTATGGCCGAAAATCCATATCTAAAAGTACTTTTCCAAGCCGGTTACTATGATGGTGCTACTACTTACTTTGCTTCAAAATATACCATGTGGCAGGTTGACCCTAGTGGTAAAATGAAAGATCGGTTTTACTTTGAGGGGTACCGTAGTGGTCACATGATGTATTTGCGTAATGAAGACCTGGAAAAAGCAAATGATGATTTACGAACATTCATCAAAAACAGCTTTGAGAAAGGTAAATCAGCCAAATACGAGTAA
- the dnaE gene encoding DNA polymerase III subunit alpha translates to MYIIFDTETTGLPHSYSAPITDLENWPRLVQLAWQLHDNKGKLLNRGNFIVKPEGFTIPFNSEKIHGISTKRALEEGHELKDVLATFQKDLDQAKVVVGHNIDFDNRIIGTEFVRTEQESLGNALLEKEKIDTSEVSKEFCQFQGGIGGKLKAPKLIELHEKLFGEGFADAHDAAYDVDATARCFFGLIKENVVKPLDGLAIEEILYEAPKLEDANFAKEEKASGSEFGGDEQAAKDIDHPFVHLHVHSQYSVLQAVPNVKGIIAKAKEYNMPAVALTDLGNMFGAFKFVREAINNEIKPIIGCEFYVAEERRTLKFTKDNPDKRYNQVLIAKNKNGYHNLAKLSSLAYIEGLYGIYPRIDKDLIKEYSQDVIALTGGIYCEIPNLILNVGEHQAEEAFVWYHNVFKDDFYVELIRHNLEEENRVNEVLLEFAKKYNVKVIAANDVYYLEKEDSEAHDVLLCVKEGEMKSTPIGRGRGFRFGFPNNEYYFKSQEEMKTIFSDIPEAIENLTELIDKIETYKLDRDVLLPAFNIPEEFRDVQDEDGGKRGENAYLRHLTYEGAKQRYVELSPEITERLDFELETIKNTGYPGYFLIVQDFTRKAREMGVSVGPGRGSAAGSAVAYCIGITNVDPIAYDLLFERFLNPDRVSLPDIDIDFDDEGRDKVIQYVIDKYGKNQVAQIITYGTMAAKSSIRDAARVMELSLSEANDLAKLVPERPGTSLDKAFKEVKELEEIRQGADLKSRVLNQAKVLEGAVRNTGTHACGVIITPDDLTKFIPVSTAKDSEMLITQFDNSVVESAGMLKMDFLGLKTLTIIKSALKIIKARHGVDIDIDTIPLDDAKTYELYQKGQTNGTFQFESPGMQKHLRALKPDKFEDLIAMNALYRPGPMEYIPNFIARKHGEEEITYDIADMEEYLAETYGITVYQEQVMLLSQKLAGFSKGDADVLRKAMGKKIFALLEKLKPKFIEGGKERGHDPEVLEKVWKDWEAFAAYAFNKSHSTCYSLVAYQTAYIKAHYPAEYMAAVLTHNQSQIEKVTFFMEECRSLGIKVLGPHVNESFKNFAVNKEGEIRFGLGAIKGSGDAAVEAIIEERKANGPFKDIFDFAERVNLRTVNKKTFECLAMSGAFDCFEEFHRRQYLHAPEGDQPLIEKVIKYANKMQMEAESAQASLFGGASGVDTPRPTITPIEPFGKFEELNIEREVVGLFISGHPLDDYKFEIDSFCNIELSQLNELEPLEGKDLRMAGIVSGIAHRTTKGGKPFGTLTIEDYNSNFTFFLFGDDYVKFKEYMMQGWFLFLQGRVVRQKWGDQRLEMKLHSIELLSELRDKKTKGIIVTMNADEVNSQVIEQIEKVCSQFKGDLSLRMNILDRENNIASELLSRKFTINPSNEMIEEMKKIPEVECKVLV, encoded by the coding sequence ATGTACATTATTTTCGACACCGAAACCACCGGTTTACCTCATAGCTATAGTGCACCTATAACCGATCTGGAAAACTGGCCGAGACTTGTTCAGCTTGCCTGGCAATTGCATGATAATAAGGGTAAACTTCTCAATAGAGGCAATTTCATAGTTAAACCCGAAGGCTTCACAATTCCATTTAACTCGGAAAAAATTCACGGTATTTCTACTAAAAGAGCTTTAGAAGAGGGGCATGAACTAAAAGACGTTCTAGCAACTTTTCAAAAAGATCTGGATCAGGCAAAAGTGGTGGTTGGTCATAATATCGATTTTGATAATAGAATCATCGGTACTGAATTCGTTCGAACAGAACAAGAGAGTTTAGGAAACGCCCTTCTTGAAAAAGAGAAAATTGATACTTCTGAAGTCTCTAAAGAATTCTGTCAATTTCAAGGTGGTATTGGTGGAAAATTAAAAGCTCCAAAGCTCATTGAGCTGCATGAAAAGCTATTTGGGGAAGGTTTTGCAGATGCTCATGACGCAGCCTATGATGTAGACGCAACCGCCAGGTGTTTCTTCGGCCTAATTAAGGAAAATGTTGTTAAACCTTTGGACGGTTTAGCCATTGAAGAAATACTTTATGAAGCACCAAAATTAGAAGATGCCAATTTTGCCAAGGAAGAAAAAGCCTCTGGTTCAGAATTTGGTGGTGACGAACAAGCCGCTAAGGATATCGATCATCCGTTTGTTCATCTGCATGTTCATTCACAATACTCAGTATTGCAAGCTGTACCCAATGTCAAAGGAATTATTGCCAAGGCAAAAGAGTACAATATGCCTGCCGTTGCACTAACAGATTTAGGCAATATGTTTGGTGCTTTCAAGTTCGTTCGTGAGGCCATCAACAATGAAATCAAACCAATCATTGGGTGTGAATTTTATGTAGCTGAAGAAAGAAGGACGCTCAAGTTTACCAAAGACAATCCTGACAAAAGGTACAATCAGGTATTAATTGCGAAAAACAAGAATGGCTACCACAATCTGGCTAAACTGAGTTCTCTTGCCTACATTGAAGGACTTTACGGGATTTACCCTCGTATCGATAAAGACTTAATCAAAGAATATTCGCAAGACGTAATTGCTTTGACTGGCGGCATTTATTGTGAGATTCCTAACCTCATTCTAAATGTGGGCGAACATCAGGCAGAAGAGGCATTTGTTTGGTATCATAATGTATTTAAGGATGATTTTTATGTAGAATTAATTCGGCACAATCTGGAAGAAGAAAATCGTGTAAATGAAGTCCTCTTGGAGTTTGCGAAAAAATATAATGTCAAAGTTATTGCGGCCAACGATGTCTACTACCTCGAAAAAGAAGATTCTGAAGCTCATGATGTTTTACTATGCGTGAAGGAAGGCGAAATGAAATCTACACCCATCGGCCGCGGACGAGGTTTTCGATTTGGCTTCCCGAATAACGAATACTATTTCAAGTCTCAGGAGGAAATGAAGACCATTTTCAGTGATATTCCCGAGGCTATTGAAAACCTAACGGAGCTCATTGATAAGATTGAAACCTACAAATTAGACAGAGATGTACTGCTACCAGCCTTTAACATTCCAGAAGAATTTAGAGATGTACAAGATGAAGATGGTGGTAAAAGAGGTGAAAATGCTTATCTAAGACATCTAACCTATGAAGGTGCTAAGCAACGATACGTTGAGCTCTCTCCCGAAATTACCGAGCGTCTGGATTTTGAATTAGAAACAATTAAAAACACCGGATATCCCGGCTACTTCCTCATTGTTCAGGATTTTACCCGAAAAGCCCGCGAAATGGGAGTATCTGTTGGCCCTGGTCGTGGTTCAGCAGCAGGGTCAGCCGTTGCCTATTGCATCGGAATTACCAATGTAGATCCCATTGCTTACGACTTACTATTTGAGCGTTTTTTAAATCCTGATAGGGTTTCACTACCCGATATTGATATCGACTTTGATGACGAGGGTCGTGATAAGGTGATCCAATATGTGATCGATAAATATGGTAAAAATCAGGTAGCACAGATTATCACATATGGTACCATGGCTGCTAAATCATCCATAAGAGATGCGGCCAGAGTAATGGAATTATCGCTTTCCGAAGCGAATGACCTGGCCAAATTAGTACCCGAACGACCCGGCACCTCGTTGGATAAAGCCTTTAAAGAAGTAAAGGAGTTAGAGGAAATCAGACAAGGGGCTGACCTCAAATCACGAGTGTTGAATCAGGCAAAAGTTTTAGAAGGTGCGGTGCGAAATACTGGAACACATGCCTGTGGTGTCATTATTACACCTGACGACCTCACTAAATTTATTCCAGTTTCTACAGCCAAAGATTCTGAAATGCTTATCACACAGTTTGATAACAGTGTGGTGGAAAGTGCCGGAATGTTGAAAATGGACTTTTTGGGTCTGAAGACATTGACCATCATCAAGTCGGCCTTGAAAATTATTAAAGCGAGACATGGTGTTGATATTGATATCGATACTATTCCACTTGATGATGCCAAGACCTATGAGCTTTATCAGAAGGGACAGACCAACGGCACATTCCAGTTTGAGTCGCCCGGAATGCAAAAGCACCTGAGAGCTTTAAAGCCTGATAAGTTTGAAGACCTCATTGCCATGAACGCCTTGTACAGGCCAGGGCCGATGGAATATATTCCAAACTTTATTGCTCGTAAGCATGGTGAAGAAGAAATCACCTATGACATCGCGGATATGGAGGAATACCTGGCTGAGACCTACGGTATTACGGTGTACCAGGAGCAGGTGATGTTGCTTTCACAAAAATTAGCAGGCTTCTCGAAAGGTGATGCGGACGTTTTACGTAAGGCCATGGGTAAAAAAATCTTTGCCCTACTGGAAAAACTAAAACCAAAGTTCATTGAAGGTGGAAAGGAAAGAGGTCATGATCCTGAAGTACTTGAGAAGGTTTGGAAGGATTGGGAGGCTTTTGCTGCCTACGCGTTTAACAAATCACATAGTACTTGCTACTCATTAGTAGCATACCAGACAGCTTATATCAAAGCACATTACCCTGCAGAGTACATGGCTGCGGTGCTTACTCATAACCAAAGCCAGATTGAGAAAGTAACTTTCTTTATGGAAGAATGTCGAAGCCTAGGAATTAAGGTGCTTGGCCCACATGTGAATGAATCGTTCAAAAACTTTGCGGTAAATAAGGAAGGTGAAATCCGCTTTGGATTAGGCGCCATTAAAGGTAGTGGCGATGCTGCGGTTGAAGCAATCATTGAAGAAAGAAAAGCGAATGGCCCGTTTAAAGATATCTTTGATTTCGCTGAAAGAGTTAATCTAAGAACCGTAAACAAAAAGACCTTCGAATGTCTGGCTATGTCCGGTGCATTTGATTGTTTTGAAGAGTTTCATAGACGGCAATATCTACATGCACCGGAAGGTGATCAGCCTCTAATTGAGAAGGTGATTAAGTATGCCAACAAAATGCAAATGGAGGCCGAAAGCGCCCAGGCCAGTTTATTTGGCGGAGCTTCAGGAGTAGATACGCCAAGGCCAACCATAACACCTATTGAGCCATTTGGAAAGTTTGAGGAGTTAAATATTGAACGCGAGGTGGTAGGTCTTTTCATTTCAGGCCACCCATTAGATGATTACAAATTTGAAATTGACAGTTTCTGTAATATTGAACTATCTCAACTAAATGAGTTGGAACCATTGGAAGGTAAAGATCTGCGAATGGCTGGTATTGTTTCTGGCATTGCTCATAGAACCACCAAGGGCGGAAAACCTTTTGGAACACTAACTATAGAAGATTACAACAGCAATTTTACATTCTTCCTCTTTGGAGATGATTATGTGAAATTCAAAGAATATATGATGCAGGGCTGGTTCTTGTTTTTACAAGGACGTGTTGTGCGCCAGAAATGGGGCGATCAGCGACTGGAAATGAAATTGCATAGCATCGAATTGCTAAGCGAACTACGAGATAAAAAAACCAAAGGCATTATAGTTACAATGAATGCTGATGAGGTGAACAGTCAGGTAATTGAACAAATTGAAAAAGTGTGTTCTCAATTTAAAGGTGATCTTTCGCTTAGAATGAACATTCTCGATAGAGAAAACAATATTGCTTCAGAATTGCTCTCAAGAAAGTTTACGATTAACCCAAGTAATGAAATGATTGAGGAGATGAAGAAAATACCTGAGGTAGAGTGTAAAGTTCTCGTTTAA
- a CDS encoding outer membrane beta-barrel protein produces the protein MKTLKVACVCLFMLLLFNIQSTAQVQKGDSNLGLGFDTNSLSGDNGESRTNLFLNYTYFMGKRISIGFGPRFGWLKDANDQKSNSIGYNVFLNYAFVSENGFAMPYFGGQFTKVSQKQEGQSDPLVTNSVGGNIGIRFFLTERLNLDNNFSYTRVISGNDTLDELGIDADGTVIQLNVGLGYILGKR, from the coding sequence ATGAAAACACTTAAAGTAGCATGTGTTTGTCTATTCATGCTTTTACTATTCAACATTCAAAGTACTGCCCAAGTGCAAAAAGGTGATTCTAATTTAGGCTTAGGGTTTGATACAAATTCTCTGAGTGGAGATAACGGTGAGAGCCGAACAAACCTTTTTCTAAACTACACTTACTTCATGGGCAAAAGAATCTCTATAGGTTTTGGGCCAAGATTTGGATGGCTAAAAGATGCCAATGATCAAAAGAGCAACTCAATAGGATATAATGTTTTTCTCAACTACGCATTTGTTTCAGAGAATGGCTTTGCGATGCCATATTTTGGTGGGCAGTTTACCAAAGTATCCCAAAAGCAAGAAGGACAAAGTGACCCACTCGTTACCAACAGTGTTGGAGGTAATATTGGAATACGCTTTTTCTTAACCGAAAGACTAAACCTGGATAATAACTTTAGTTACACCAGGGTAATTTCAGGGAATGATACCCTGGATGAATTAGGCATTGATGCTGATGGCACTGTCATTCAATTAAATGTTGGTTTAGGTTATATATTAGGTAAAAGATAA